A genomic window from Sulfurimonas paralvinellae includes:
- a CDS encoding TerB family tellurite resistance protein yields the protein MGNIILFAILGAVFYYVFKSYAKYETYSKEAFKDFSISKESLQRSELGLFVALCAKVAKADGRIDALEAELISNMLDDVSSVFPDPAKTKEILKDIFNEEKERTDNIEHLAHALSHATKRSKAMQQQFMQFLIQLAFADGEVSKSEEKILALIAETMQFDPQAYHAIFDQFEQMMQNVHPQNTLEDAYRLLGVSENDDMATIKKAYRKLVREYHPDIIKSQGKSEAYIKEATQKTQEINQAYEMIKKARG from the coding sequence ATGGGAAACATTATACTTTTTGCCATTCTTGGCGCTGTTTTTTATTACGTATTTAAAAGCTATGCAAAATACGAAACTTATTCAAAAGAGGCTTTTAAAGACTTTTCAATTTCCAAAGAATCGCTTCAAAGAAGTGAACTCGGACTTTTCGTAGCCCTTTGTGCGAAAGTTGCCAAAGCCGACGGCCGGATTGATGCGCTTGAAGCTGAACTCATTTCAAACATGCTCGATGATGTCTCGAGCGTTTTTCCTGACCCTGCAAAGACAAAAGAGATACTCAAAGATATATTTAACGAAGAAAAAGAGAGAACGGACAACATAGAACACCTTGCTCACGCTCTCTCACATGCGACAAAACGCTCAAAAGCGATGCAGCAGCAGTTTATGCAGTTTCTCATCCAACTCGCTTTTGCTGACGGAGAAGTGAGCAAAAGCGAAGAGAAGATCCTTGCTCTTATTGCCGAGACAATGCAGTTTGACCCGCAGGCCTACCATGCTATCTTCGATCAATTTGAACAGATGATGCAAAATGTTCATCCGCAAAACACTCTTGAAGATGCCTACAGACTGCTTGGTGTCTCTGAAAATGACGACATGGCGACCATTAAAAAAGCCTACAGAAAACTTGTACGTGAGTATCATCCAGACATTATCAAATCGCAGGGAAAAAGTGAAGCATACATAAAAGAGGCGACACAAAAGACGCAGGAGATCAATCAGGCATACGAGATGATCAAAAAGGCCCGCGGCTGA
- a CDS encoding DMT family transporter → MKRLKNLNKGVQYMLIASFTFAIMGAFAKLASQHMSSLEVVFFRNIAGVVIVGAAVLKKPMRHVGGKPLLLFFRGFMGFVALLAFFYNIAHISLGDAMTYSKTSPIFTAIFAWLFLHEKLSMKAWIAVFIGFVGIVFITQPSGFGFSKYDWLGIFSGVGAALAYTSVRELKQYYDTRAIVLSFMGVGTLGPVLLFFVSPYIDAPELDFILGKFVMPHGVVWLYVIAMGLFATLSQVLMTKAYGETKAGIVGAVSYTNIFFSILVGLFLGDALPSVMTTFGIVLIVVAGVMVARDK, encoded by the coding sequence ATGAAACGACTGAAAAACCTTAATAAGGGCGTGCAGTATATGCTTATCGCCTCTTTTACTTTTGCCATCATGGGTGCATTTGCCAAACTTGCTTCACAGCATATGAGTTCGCTTGAAGTGGTTTTTTTTAGAAATATCGCCGGTGTTGTCATCGTCGGTGCGGCGGTTTTGAAAAAACCGATGCGCCATGTCGGCGGCAAGCCTTTGTTACTCTTTTTTCGCGGTTTTATGGGCTTTGTGGCACTTCTGGCTTTCTTTTACAATATCGCTCATATCTCTCTTGGCGATGCCATGACCTACTCAAAAACTTCTCCGATTTTTACGGCGATATTTGCATGGCTTTTTTTACATGAAAAATTAAGTATGAAAGCCTGGATAGCAGTTTTTATTGGGTTTGTAGGTATTGTCTTCATTACACAGCCGAGCGGATTTGGATTTAGCAAATATGACTGGCTTGGAATATTCTCAGGTGTGGGTGCGGCACTTGCCTATACCTCTGTGCGTGAGCTGAAACAGTACTATGATACCCGTGCAATCGTGCTCTCGTTTATGGGAGTGGGAACGCTTGGCCCTGTTTTGCTTTTTTTTGTATCACCCTACATTGATGCTCCTGAACTTGATTTCATACTCGGTAAGTTTGTTATGCCTCACGGAGTTGTCTGGTTGTATGTCATAGCAATGGGACTTTTTGCAACGCTTTCGCAGGTCTTGATGACGAAAGCCTACGGTGAGACAAAAGCCGGAATCGTCGGAGCCGTGAGTTATACAAACATCTTTTTTTCCATTTTGGTAGGGCTCTTTTTGGGAGATGCACTTCCAAGCGTTATGACGACATTTGGAATAGTTCTCATTGTAGTTGCGGGAGTGATGGTAGCAAGAGATAAGTAG
- the kdsA gene encoding 3-deoxy-8-phosphooctulonate synthase: protein MVLLSGPCVIESEKNIFKIAQELEKYHNDESIDFYFKASFDKANRTSLESFRGLGMDEGLRILQKVKDDFGYKVVTDVHESQQVPAVAEVVDMLQIPAFLCRQTDLLVACAQTKCKINIKKGQFLDAKAMQYPVLKVLQTRGCSEANYENAQKYGVYLCERGNTFGYGNLVVDMRNLVFMREFAPVIFDATHSVQMPTAENGKTGGDSSMVPYLASAAAAVGVDGFFFETHFDPSIALSDGPNMITLDKLETLIAKIQKIQEIN from the coding sequence ATGGTACTTTTAAGTGGACCATGTGTGATAGAGAGCGAAAAGAATATCTTTAAAATCGCTCAAGAATTAGAAAAATATCACAATGATGAATCAATAGATTTTTATTTTAAAGCCAGTTTTGACAAAGCCAATCGTACGTCGCTGGAGTCATTTCGCGGGCTTGGTATGGATGAGGGACTTCGCATCCTGCAAAAGGTCAAGGATGATTTTGGCTACAAGGTAGTGACGGATGTGCATGAGTCACAGCAGGTTCCTGCTGTTGCAGAGGTAGTCGATATGCTGCAGATTCCGGCGTTTTTATGTCGTCAGACAGATTTGCTTGTAGCATGTGCGCAAACAAAATGCAAGATAAATATCAAAAAAGGGCAGTTCTTGGATGCCAAAGCGATGCAGTATCCGGTTTTAAAGGTACTCCAAACTCGCGGATGCAGTGAAGCGAACTATGAAAATGCGCAGAAATATGGAGTATATCTCTGTGAGCGAGGCAATACCTTTGGATACGGCAATCTCGTTGTCGATATGCGCAATCTTGTCTTTATGAGAGAGTTCGCTCCGGTTATCTTTGATGCGACGCACTCCGTTCAGATGCCTACAGCAGAGAACGGCAAGACAGGCGGTGACAGCTCTATGGTGCCTTATCTGGCAAGTGCAGCTGCTGCTGTGGGTGTGGACGGTTTCTTTTTCGAGACGCACTTTGACCCGAGTATAGCTTTGAGTGACGGTCCAAATATGATCACGCTTGATAAGCTTGAAACATTGATAGCAAAAATTCAAAAAATTCAAGAAATAAATTAA
- the ribH gene encoding 6,7-dimethyl-8-ribityllumazine synthase translates to MKLIEGKLKVVNGKKIAIVSTRWNHFIVDRLVEGAKDAFDRHGGNADDLTHVLVPGAFELPMIVDQLLSSGKYDAICALGAVIRGSTPHFDYVAAEATKGIASMSLKYQKPVSFGLLTTDTIEQAIERAGTKAGNKGFEAMTTVVEMLDLYEAL, encoded by the coding sequence ATGAAACTTATTGAAGGTAAATTAAAAGTAGTAAACGGTAAAAAAATAGCGATCGTGAGTACACGATGGAATCACTTCATCGTCGATAGACTTGTAGAGGGGGCAAAAGATGCCTTTGACAGACACGGCGGGAATGCTGATGACTTGACACATGTACTTGTTCCGGGTGCTTTTGAGCTTCCGATGATCGTCGATCAGCTGCTTTCAAGCGGTAAATATGACGCCATCTGTGCTTTGGGAGCGGTTATCCGTGGCTCAACTCCACACTTTGATTATGTTGCGGCTGAAGCTACAAAAGGGATAGCATCTATGAGTCTAAAGTATCAAAAACCGGTCTCATTTGGACTTTTAACGACAGATACTATTGAGCAGGCAATCGAGCGTGCCGGTACAAAAGCAGGAAATAAAGGCTTTGAAGCAATGACGACTGTCGTTGAGATGTTAGATCTTTACGAGGCACTCTAA
- the nusB gene encoding transcription antitermination factor NusB: MATRHHARMAVVSLLYAFDLGNGNTSEHTTEILEEKKIRNKQRDFALDLYEGVMSHLEEIDKAIIEHLKDWDFERLGAIERATLRLAAYEILFGDLDSAVVINEAVEVTKAFGTEQSPKFINGVLDAIAKDKNQK, encoded by the coding sequence ATGGCAACAAGACATCACGCAAGAATGGCTGTTGTCAGCCTGCTGTACGCTTTTGATCTGGGAAACGGTAACACTTCTGAACATACAACTGAGATCTTAGAAGAGAAGAAGATCCGCAACAAACAACGTGATTTTGCACTTGATCTCTATGAGGGAGTTATGTCACATCTTGAAGAGATAGACAAGGCGATTATCGAACATCTTAAAGATTGGGATTTTGAGCGCTTGGGTGCTATTGAGCGTGCGACACTCCGTTTGGCTGCCTATGAGATTTTATTTGGCGATTTGGATTCTGCCGTTGTTATCAACGAAGCGGTTGAAGTTACCAAAGCCTTTGGAACGGAGCAATCGCCGAAATTTATCAATGGTGTTTTAGACGCAATAGCAAAAGACAAAAATCAAAAGTAG
- a CDS encoding multiheme c-type cytochrome, translating to MKKIVLLWSLLAAALFGGVDYHKTNNCLLCHGGIEHIRQPQTGMAKAIAKKAAEVGYASNSCIVCHGGNPATRHKSKAHKGTIKYFLKHEGPKEFYPVPGSPWINQNTCGMCHKEQVAAQMNSLMMTEQGKIHGVLYSFGGLEGYEHTMANYDAKNPKDPHARLGTKVYKEYMQKLAKLNPQVYPKANKQIPPAPTAEEATKHPELAAYTYLRNQCLRCHTGGKGRQKRGDYRGIGCASCHIPYSNSGFYEGKDKTIPHNKPGHLLVHEIQSSRNAVVHVNDINYTGVPTKTCSTCHNRGKRIGVSYEGMMETKYNPTFDEYGNTQPKLHTKNYIHLKDDVHRSKGMLCQDCHTSRDLHGDGFISGATLAPVEIECQDCHGTTKRYPWELPLGYSDEFETKPVEGKARGVSKTLAKYLMKGTHYKPQDGYLLTARGNPYKNVVRDGNDVIVHLASGKDITLHPLKKLKQEEKISKKGLVAMDQISAHNDKMECYTCHDTWVPQCYGCHVKVDYSGGKKSVDWLASAHDHDLHGTTAQMRKTLKDHLIDGKVTETRSYLRWEDPPLVQNGEGRVSPAMPGCQVVITVIGKDGKAVQQNHVNMMPDYKHPDSNRTLPGIVMAAVHSHTVQKEARECESCHSNPKAMGYGIEGGKLFSDQTQDWNVGLKTASGEMIAKRFKIQKPKIDNFGIDWSRFVDENGTPLQTVDNHWNLAGPLSNEQRDKLDRRGVCLSCHKDIPEGNLAVSAMTHIAEMADVKIDNKEHQNILKKILNIGAWLQVLGALFIILLVLYVLYRKFVKKRSITSKNKGWK from the coding sequence ATGAAAAAAATAGTCCTTTTATGGAGTCTTTTGGCTGCTGCACTTTTTGGCGGCGTAGATTATCATAAGACAAACAACTGTCTTTTATGTCACGGCGGCATCGAGCATATTCGCCAACCCCAAACGGGCATGGCAAAAGCCATAGCGAAAAAGGCGGCAGAGGTCGGTTATGCAAGTAACAGCTGTATTGTCTGTCACGGCGGCAATCCTGCAACACGGCATAAAAGCAAAGCCCATAAGGGAACTATCAAGTACTTTTTAAAACATGAAGGGCCAAAAGAGTTCTATCCGGTTCCGGGAAGTCCATGGATAAACCAAAACACCTGCGGAATGTGCCATAAAGAGCAGGTCGCTGCACAGATGAACTCTCTGATGATGACAGAACAGGGGAAGATCCACGGTGTGCTTTACAGCTTTGGTGGACTCGAAGGGTATGAACATACAATGGCGAATTATGATGCCAAAAATCCGAAAGACCCTCACGCAAGACTTGGAACGAAGGTTTACAAAGAGTACATGCAAAAGCTTGCAAAACTCAATCCTCAGGTCTATCCCAAAGCAAATAAACAGATCCCTCCGGCTCCTACGGCCGAAGAAGCGACCAAGCATCCCGAACTCGCAGCCTATACTTATCTGAGAAATCAGTGTCTTCGCTGCCATACAGGCGGAAAAGGTCGACAAAAACGGGGTGATTACAGAGGTATCGGGTGTGCATCGTGTCATATTCCTTACTCTAACAGCGGTTTTTATGAGGGTAAAGACAAAACTATTCCTCATAATAAGCCGGGGCATCTTTTAGTGCATGAGATTCAATCCTCACGCAACGCCGTTGTTCATGTCAATGACATAAACTATACGGGTGTTCCGACGAAAACATGCTCAACCTGTCATAACCGTGGAAAAAGAATCGGCGTGAGTTATGAAGGGATGATGGAGACAAAGTACAATCCGACCTTTGATGAGTATGGAAACACACAGCCAAAACTCCATACGAAGAATTATATCCATCTAAAAGATGACGTTCATAGAAGCAAAGGGATGCTCTGTCAGGATTGTCATACCTCAAGAGATCTGCATGGTGACGGATTTATCAGTGGTGCAACACTCGCTCCTGTCGAGATAGAGTGTCAGGATTGCCACGGAACGACAAAACGTTATCCTTGGGAGCTTCCTTTAGGTTACAGTGATGAGTTCGAGACAAAACCTGTTGAGGGAAAAGCCAGAGGCGTGAGCAAGACCTTGGCAAAATACCTGATGAAAGGTACACACTATAAGCCGCAGGATGGCTATCTTTTAACAGCACGTGGAAATCCTTACAAGAATGTCGTTAGAGATGGTAATGATGTCATTGTCCATTTGGCAAGTGGCAAAGATATTACACTCCATCCGCTTAAAAAGCTAAAACAAGAGGAAAAGATCTCTAAAAAAGGTCTGGTTGCGATGGATCAGATCAGTGCTCATAATGACAAGATGGAGTGCTATACCTGTCATGATACCTGGGTGCCGCAGTGTTACGGATGCCATGTGAAAGTAGATTATTCTGGCGGGAAGAAGAGTGTTGACTGGCTTGCTTCTGCACACGACCATGATCTCCATGGTACAACAGCGCAGATGCGAAAAACATTGAAAGATCATCTCATTGACGGTAAAGTGACCGAAACACGAAGTTATCTACGCTGGGAAGATCCGCCGCTCGTACAAAACGGAGAGGGACGAGTTTCTCCTGCTATGCCTGGCTGTCAAGTCGTTATTACTGTCATTGGAAAAGACGGCAAGGCCGTGCAGCAAAATCATGTCAATATGATGCCAGATTATAAACATCCTGATTCAAACAGAACACTGCCGGGTATTGTGATGGCAGCTGTGCATTCACATACGGTTCAAAAAGAGGCGCGCGAGTGTGAGAGTTGTCACTCCAATCCAAAAGCGATGGGTTACGGCATTGAAGGCGGAAAGCTCTTTAGTGATCAGACACAGGATTGGAATGTAGGACTGAAAACGGCTTCGGGAGAGATGATTGCGAAGAGATTTAAAATCCAAAAACCAAAGATAGACAACTTTGGAATTGACTGGAGCCGGTTTGTGGATGAGAACGGAACACCGTTGCAGACCGTGGATAACCACTGGAATCTTGCCGGCCCGCTTTCAAATGAACAGAGGGATAAACTTGATAGACGCGGTGTCTGCCTCTCTTGTCATAAAGATATCCCTGAAGGGAATCTTGCCGTTTCCGCTATGACGCATATTGCCGAGATGGCAGATGTGAAGATAGATAATAAAGAGCATCAAAACATATTAAAAAAGATACTTAATATTGGCGCTTGGCTTCAGGTTTTAGGTGCTTTATTTATTATACTGCTTGTGTTGTATGTCCTTTACAGAAAATTTGTAAAGAAAAGATCGATTACATCGAAAAACAAAGGATGGAAATAG
- a CDS encoding DUF302 domain-containing protein, with amino-acid sequence MKKIVFILALGVSLFANDIIVKESHCSVKQTVEHFKGIVKAKGLHVFAVINHSGNARVVNMKLNESKMIVFGNAKLGTALMQQDMTTGLDLPLRVLVFRDTDGKVKMAYRDGSWLANHHLLNAKKKIAKMNNAMDKITTKAGQCKRD; translated from the coding sequence GTGAAAAAAATAGTTTTTATACTGGCTTTGGGAGTCTCTTTGTTCGCAAATGACATTATTGTCAAAGAGAGTCACTGCAGTGTCAAGCAAACGGTAGAACACTTTAAAGGGATAGTCAAGGCAAAAGGATTACATGTCTTTGCCGTTATCAATCATAGCGGTAATGCCAGAGTGGTAAATATGAAGCTCAATGAATCAAAAATGATCGTATTTGGCAATGCAAAACTCGGTACTGCTCTTATGCAGCAGGATATGACGACAGGACTTGATCTGCCGCTGAGAGTTTTAGTTTTTAGAGATACGGATGGCAAAGTGAAAATGGCTTACAGAGACGGTTCATGGCTGGCAAACCACCACCTTTTGAATGCTAAAAAGAAGATAGCTAAAATGAACAATGCAATGGACAAAATCACAACGAAAGCGGGACAATGCAAGAGAGATTAA
- a CDS encoding dehypoxanthine futalosine cyclase: MQERLTKEQALDLIRNADLKELGRLATQRKKELHPKGITTFVIDRNINYTNICWVDCKFCAFYRHEKDTDAYVLTFDEIDAKIDELLEIGGTQILFQGGVHPKLKIEWYEDLVEHIHQKYPTITIHGFSSIEIDFIAKVSRISVEEVLDRLKAKGLASIPGAGAEILSDKVRDIIAPKKIDSDVWIDIHRKAHKLGIMSTATMMYGTIETDEDIIDHLDMVRTLQDETGGFRAFIMWSFQGKNTALLEQIPDMEKPSSNRYLRLLAVARLYLDNVPNIQSSWVTQGPYIGQMALRFGANDLGSTMMEENVVSSAGAAYAMAKDEMVHLIKDIGETPAVRNTAYETLEIFE; encoded by the coding sequence ATGCAAGAGAGATTAACAAAAGAGCAGGCACTTGATCTGATTCGAAATGCCGACCTGAAAGAACTTGGTCGATTGGCAACGCAGCGAAAAAAAGAGCTGCATCCAAAGGGCATTACGACTTTTGTCATCGACAGAAACATCAACTACACCAATATTTGCTGGGTTGACTGTAAGTTTTGTGCTTTTTACAGACATGAAAAAGATACCGATGCCTATGTGCTTACCTTTGATGAGATAGATGCCAAGATAGATGAGCTTTTAGAGATCGGCGGAACGCAGATACTTTTTCAAGGCGGCGTGCATCCGAAGTTGAAGATAGAATGGTATGAGGATTTGGTTGAACATATCCATCAAAAATATCCGACGATCACCATCCATGGTTTCAGCTCCATTGAGATCGATTTTATAGCGAAGGTCTCACGCATCTCAGTTGAAGAGGTACTGGATCGTCTCAAAGCAAAAGGACTTGCTTCCATTCCCGGTGCTGGTGCAGAGATACTCTCGGACAAAGTGCGTGATATCATTGCACCAAAGAAGATAGACTCTGATGTATGGATAGATATTCACAGAAAAGCGCATAAGCTTGGTATTATGAGTACGGCTACAATGATGTACGGAACAATTGAGACGGATGAAGATATTATAGACCACTTGGATATGGTGCGAACGCTTCAGGATGAGACGGGTGGTTTTCGTGCATTTATCATGTGGAGCTTTCAAGGGAAAAATACGGCACTTTTAGAGCAGATTCCGGATATGGAAAAACCTTCATCGAACCGTTATCTGCGACTGCTTGCCGTAGCACGACTCTACCTTGACAATGTGCCAAATATTCAAAGTTCATGGGTCACGCAAGGTCCTTACATCGGGCAGATGGCACTGCGTTTTGGTGCAAATGATCTAGGCTCTACGATGATGGAAGAGAATGTAGTAAGTTCAGCCGGTGCGGCCTATGCAATGGCAAAAGATGAAATGGTGCACCTCATAAAAGATATCGGTGAAACGCCGGCAGTGAGAAATACAGCCTATGAGACTTTAGAGATTTTTGAATAA
- a CDS encoding M16 family metallopeptidase: MKFLILLFLITGQIVMAAKIEHIEVKGIKIPLIFEEDRRLPLVNTQIVFTNSGSITDTKKAGLAKFSAKMLNEGSREMGANGFAEMLESKAIHMSASTGSETFVIEMGSLNEQFKQSAKYLKMLLKSPNFTERSLKKVKTMTMGAISRKENDYDYVASNALKSLLFKGTVLAQPASGTLKSVQSITLEDVKNFTKKHLVLSRAIVVVGGDVDIEAVKKELAKVLKILPKGKSEPLPYFEANGDAKTEVLKRETEQAYIYFGSPYNMAVNDEDYYKARVATFILGTGGFGSRLMEEIRVKRGLAYSAYARVHVSKSVSYLNGYLQTKIESQDEAKKTVQEVIEQFVKNGVTQDELEQTKKFLLGSEPLRVETMSQRLNRTFMDYYKGFPLDHSKKELQKIKDLQLDDLNDFIKQHREILKLSFAIVTK, encoded by the coding sequence ATGAAATTTTTAATTTTACTTTTTTTAATAACAGGACAGATAGTAATGGCAGCAAAGATTGAGCATATTGAAGTAAAAGGGATAAAGATTCCTTTGATATTTGAAGAAGATAGACGACTTCCTCTTGTAAATACACAGATAGTCTTTACAAACAGCGGTAGCATAACCGACACCAAAAAAGCGGGGCTTGCGAAGTTCTCTGCAAAGATGTTAAATGAAGGCTCACGTGAGATGGGAGCCAACGGTTTTGCAGAGATGCTTGAATCAAAGGCTATCCATATGTCGGCATCAACCGGCAGTGAGACCTTTGTCATCGAGATGGGGTCGCTTAACGAGCAGTTCAAGCAGAGTGCGAAATATCTTAAAATGCTGCTCAAAAGTCCGAACTTTACAGAGCGTTCATTGAAAAAAGTAAAAACAATGACGATGGGTGCTATCTCACGCAAAGAGAATGACTATGACTACGTAGCTTCCAATGCACTTAAGAGTCTGCTTTTTAAAGGAACTGTCTTGGCACAGCCGGCATCCGGAACACTCAAAAGTGTGCAGAGTATCACACTTGAAGATGTCAAAAACTTTACAAAAAAACATCTTGTTCTCTCACGTGCCATTGTCGTAGTCGGCGGTGATGTCGACATTGAAGCAGTGAAAAAAGAGCTTGCAAAAGTGTTGAAGATTTTACCAAAAGGAAAAAGTGAGCCGCTGCCGTATTTTGAAGCTAACGGCGATGCGAAAACGGAAGTGCTCAAGCGAGAGACGGAACAGGCTTATATCTATTTTGGCTCGCCGTATAATATGGCTGTCAATGATGAAGATTACTATAAAGCGAGAGTGGCTACTTTCATTCTTGGAACAGGCGGCTTTGGAAGCAGACTGATGGAAGAGATACGCGTCAAGCGTGGACTTGCCTATTCAGCATATGCTAGAGTGCATGTGAGTAAGTCTGTAAGCTATCTCAACGGCTATTTGCAGACAAAGATCGAGTCTCAGGATGAAGCGAAAAAGACTGTCCAAGAGGTCATAGAGCAGTTTGTAAAAAATGGTGTGACGCAAGATGAGCTTGAGCAGACGAAGAAGTTTCTCCTTGGAAGTGAACCGCTTCGTGTGGAGACGATGAGCCAGAGACTTAACCGTACTTTTATGGACTACTACAAGGGATTTCCGCTTGATCACTCGAAAAAAGAGCTTCAAAAGATCAAAGATTTACAACTGGATGATCTTAACGATTTTATCAAACAGCATCGTGAGATTCTCAAATTAAGCTTCGCGATCGTTACAAAATAG
- a CDS encoding AAA family ATPase, with amino-acid sequence MTIIGQIERILFEGDDGFFIAVLKTGEKVSGTYYESDIKNIKGSAITLEGEWHEHKKYGRTFKFTSIKVNQNELFFFLTKVLKGFTKKLAADLIEQFGSENLVNILDNDIERLLEVKGIKEKRLKKIQTSWKQFRSMRELGEFLSPYNVSPVLLTTIATAMKDVDEPCSKIKNNPYILTGISGIGFKRADELALKMGVSREDENRISAAMDYLLLDYCEANGNSCIEKSLLFNGLDELLGFVQKEHLYEAALVERVGEGSIVMMKNDRLSPARLYDAEKFLYETFRERAKRDSGGYVKVLDAFLADSSLKLGEEQRRAVEMINSGASILFLVGYAGTGKSTTSKTILELLNTRYDNKEIITCALSGIASQRISDTTGFESATIQSLLVKHEESDKFPYSVVLIDEASMINSSLFARLMSKISNKAVVIIVGDDAQLPPIGAGNVLSDVLALQLAPIVKLTQIYRQSPEQAITLIANEIRRGEVPHYRGEYADFDFVDVNIANYYALKNQLTQDELKELREKNSQDIIAEMLHRVVESIEKARYRLNNKQIKEYLNYFQVITPMKGGTLGSNNLNRVLQEYFNPNPKKCIKKGEQEFRLMDKVVHTKNENMNSWSAEGFKMGEDSHERRIFNGMSGLLFKIDEDEEQAFVFYPNEDVVVVYEYDELKSHLMLSYALTIHKVQGMEYDIVVIPMSFTHFIMHNTKLIYTAITRAKHKCIIIGESAAFENACRRVEVTRRDTVLLELQGAAG; translated from the coding sequence ATGACAATAATAGGGCAGATTGAGAGAATCCTGTTTGAAGGTGATGACGGTTTTTTCATCGCTGTTTTAAAAACAGGAGAGAAGGTCAGCGGTACCTATTATGAAAGCGATATTAAAAATATAAAAGGCTCGGCCATTACCCTTGAGGGAGAGTGGCATGAGCATAAGAAATACGGCAGGACCTTCAAATTTACCTCCATCAAAGTCAATCAAAATGAACTTTTTTTCTTCTTGACCAAGGTTCTCAAAGGCTTTACGAAAAAACTCGCAGCCGATCTCATCGAGCAGTTTGGCTCAGAAAATCTTGTGAATATTTTAGACAATGACATTGAGCGGCTTTTAGAGGTCAAGGGCATTAAAGAGAAGCGCCTCAAAAAGATTCAGACATCATGGAAACAGTTTCGATCCATGCGTGAACTTGGTGAGTTCTTAAGCCCTTACAATGTCTCGCCTGTTCTTCTGACGACTATTGCCACAGCTATGAAAGACGTGGATGAGCCTTGCAGTAAAATAAAGAATAATCCTTACATCTTGACGGGTATCAGCGGCATCGGTTTTAAGCGTGCCGATGAGCTGGCTTTGAAGATGGGCGTGAGCAGGGAAGATGAGAACCGCATCAGTGCGGCGATGGATTATCTGCTGCTTGATTATTGTGAAGCAAACGGCAACTCCTGCATAGAGAAGTCTCTGCTCTTTAACGGGCTTGATGAACTGCTTGGCTTTGTTCAAAAAGAGCATCTTTATGAAGCGGCTTTAGTCGAGCGTGTAGGTGAGGGGAGCATCGTTATGATGAAAAACGATCGTCTCTCTCCTGCACGGCTTTATGATGCCGAGAAGTTTCTGTATGAAACATTTCGTGAGCGAGCCAAACGTGACAGCGGCGGTTATGTGAAAGTTCTTGATGCATTTTTGGCAGACTCTTCACTGAAACTCGGAGAGGAACAAAGACGGGCTGTGGAGATGATAAACAGTGGTGCTTCGATTTTGTTTTTGGTCGGGTATGCCGGAACCGGAAAAAGTACGACATCCAAGACGATACTTGAGCTTTTAAATACCCGTTATGATAACAAAGAGATCATCACCTGTGCGTTAAGCGGCATCGCCTCGCAGCGCATCAGTGACACGACAGGTTTTGAGTCTGCAACGATTCAGTCACTTTTGGTAAAACATGAAGAGAGTGATAAATTTCCCTACTCCGTTGTACTTATCGATGAGGCTTCGATGATAAATTCATCACTTTTTGCACGGCTTATGAGCAAGATATCAAATAAGGCCGTTGTCATCATCGTCGGTGATGATGCCCAACTGCCGCCGATAGGGGCGGGAAATGTGTTGAGTGATGTTTTAGCGCTGCAGCTCGCTCCTATTGTCAAGCTCACGCAGATATACCGCCAGTCACCCGAGCAGGCGATAACGCTCATCGCCAATGAGATACGTCGTGGCGAAGTACCGCACTATCGCGGTGAGTATGCGGACTTTGATTTTGTAGATGTCAACATTGCCAACTACTATGCGCTGAAAAACCAGCTTACACAGGATGAGCTTAAAGAGCTGCGTGAGAAGAACTCGCAGGATATTATCGCCGAGATGCTGCACAGGGTTGTAGAGTCGATAGAAAAAGCTCGTTACCGACTCAACAACAAGCAGATAAAAGAGTATCTCAACTATTTTCAGGTCATCACGCCGATGAAAGGCGGAACGCTTGGCAGTAACAATCTAAACAGGGTTCTGCAAGAGTATTTTAATCCCAATCCTAAAAAGTGCATAAAAAAGGGCGAGCAGGAGTTTCGTCTGATGGATAAAGTCGTGCATACTAAAAATGAAAATATGAACTCATGGAGTGCCGAGGGGTTTAAAATGGGAGAAGATTCTCACGAGAGACGTATCTTTAACGGTATGAGCGGGTTGCTTTTTAAGATAGATGAGGATGAGGAACAGGCTTTTGTCTTCTACCCAAATGAGGATGTCGTCGTGGTCTATGAGTATGACGAACTCAAATCACACCTGATGCTCTCCTATGCACTGACCATTCACAAGGTGCAGGGGATGGAGTATGACATTGTCGTTATTCCGATGAGTTTTACGCACTTTATCATGCACAATACGAAACTCATTTACACCGCCATTACGCGTGCAAAACATAAATGTATCATCATAGGTGAAAGTGCTGCGTTTGAGAATGCCTGTAGACGCGTTGAAGTGACACGCAGAGATACTGTTTTACTTGAACTTCAAGGTGCTGCAGGGTGA